In Yarrowia lipolytica chromosome 1F, complete sequence, a genomic segment contains:
- a CDS encoding uncharacterized protein (Compare to YALI0F07260g, uniprot|Q70MH4 Yarrowia lipolytica Alpha 1 6 mannosyltransferase), producing the protein MALITARRVILLGLAVATVCFLFFGSSEKIAPTVLLPGDMSAFENKIYKMRAETEKALKEQEAAAAKRFDSFNKKLSELETENRVLEKEIQRLRTPPQGASLREKLAYTFPYETYKKFPAFIWQTWKDEITDDTPDTIRQPIRTWTEKNPSFVHEVLTDDAAAMFVQHLYAQIPEVVEAYKAMPKNILRADFFRYLVLLARGGVYSDVDTEDLKPIPNWIPDEVSPSTVGLIVGIEADPDRPDWKEWYARRIQLCQWTIQAKPGHPVLRDIVARIVEKTLAKKRSGTLEMAGDKTDGSEIMDWTGPGVWTDSVFDYFNDRKKSGLKSQVGIKDFFNLKTPKHVSDVLVLPVTSFSPGVDQFGAKDTDDPLAFVKHLFSGSWKPEDERMNQNQPQVNQ; encoded by the coding sequence ATGGCTCTCATCACAGCTCGACGGGTGATTTTGCTGGGGCTCGCGGTCGCGACCGTGTGCTTCCTGTTTTTCGGGTCCAGTGAAAAAATTGCCCCCACGGTGCTACTGCCCGGCGATATGTCCGCTTTCGAAAACAAAATCTACAAGATGCGGGCGGAGACGGAAAAGGcgctcaaggagcaggaggcaGCCGCGGCCAAGCGGTTCGATTCgttcaacaagaagctcagCGAGCTGGAGACCGAAAACCgggtgctggagaaggagatccAACGTCTTCGAACTCCTCCCCAGGGAGCGTCGCTCAGAGAAAAACTCGCATACACCTTCCCCTACGAGACGTACAAAAAGTTCCCTGCCTTCATCTGGCAGACGTGGAAGGACGAGATCACCGACGACACGCCCGACACGATCCGACAGCCGATCCGAACTTGGACGGAGAAGAACCCCAGCTTTGTCCACGAGGTGCTGACCGATGACGCAGCAGCAATGTTTGTACAGCACCTGTATGCTCAGATCCctgaggtggtggaggcgTACAAGGCCATGCCTAAAAACATTCTGCGGGCCGACTTCTTCCGTTACCTGGTTCTGCTGGCTCGGGGAGGTGTCTACTCCGATGTCGACACTGAGGACCTCAAGCCCATCCCCAACTGGATCCCTGATGAGGTCTCCCCTTCCACTGTTGGTCTGATTGTCGGTATTGAGGCCGATCCCGACCGACCCGACTGGAAGGAGTGGTACGCTCGACGAATCCAGCTGTGCCAGTGGACAATCCAGGCCAAACCCGGTCACCCCGTTCTGCGAGACATTGTGGCCCGAAtcgtggagaagacgctggccaagaagcgaaGTGGTACTCTGGAGATGGCTGGCGACAAGACCGATGGCAGCGAGATCATGGACTGGACCGGGCCCGGAGTGTGGACCGACTCTGTCTTCGACTACTTCAACGACCGAAAGAAGTCGGGACTCAAGTCGCAGGTCGGCATCAAGGACTttttcaacctcaagaccCCCAAGCACGTGTCGGACGTGTTGGTTCTGCCCGTGACGTCGTTCTCTCCCGGTGTCGACCAGTTTGGCGCCAAAGATACAGACGACCCGCTGGCCTTTGTCAAGCATCTGTTTTCCGGTTCATGGAAGCCCGAGGACGAGAGAAtgaaccagaaccagccGCAGGTCAATCAGTAG
- a CDS encoding uncharacterized protein (Converted to coding from non-coding YALI0F07282g, similar to uniprot|O59805 Schizosaccharomyces pombe Acetamidase and uniprot|P22580 Saccharomyces cerevisiae YDR242w AMD2 amidase), whose protein sequence is MHGADSIKACIGPLTSSPKLLELFMKVMSDAEVWRYDPFTERSMWNPALFQKKKLRVGYYADDGYVTPHPPVIRAVNEYLDKIKKLSFKHVEIELVPFTPYDPSGAVHIISSLYFPDGGKELKEELSSVGESLTEMSKMALNNPSVQRFNIEELWKAHTQRDTFRWNLMHEWTKAGIDMLITPVLPGAAFKFGTCNYWGYTAYWNLADYTSVSVPYSSVKASDKPVEDFKPRNKLDAEWQALYSPETYEGAPLSIQLIAPRMQDEVVVEALKLFSDIN, encoded by the coding sequence ATGCATGGAGCAGACTCGATCAAGGCATGTATTGGGCCCTTGACTTCATCTCcgaagctgctggagttATTCATGAAGGTCATGTCGGACGCAGAAGTCTGGAGATACGACCCCTTCACTGAACGGTCTATGTGGAATCCAGCTCTATTTCAAAAGAAGAAGCTAAGAGTGGGCTACTACGCTGACGACGGCTACGTTACTCCCCATCCCCCTGTCATTCGGGCTGTCAACGAGTACCTTGATAAGATCAAAAAGTTGAGCTTCAAGCATGTCGAGATCGAACTGGTTCCATTCACTCCTTACGACCCATCTGGAGCCGTCCATATCATCTCGTCGCTATACTTCCCCGACGGAGGAAAAGAGCTCAAAGAAGAGCTGTCCAGTGTTGGAGAATCTCTTACTGAAATGAGCAAAATGGCTCTAAATAACCCCAGCGTCCAGCGATTCAACATCGAGGAGCTCTGGAAAGCACACACTCAACGAGACACCTTCCGTTGGAACCTGATGCACGAGTGGACCAAGGCTGGAATCGACATGCTCATCACCCCGGTTCTGCCGGGAGCTGCCTTCAAGTTTGGAACTTGCAACTACTGGGGATACACAGCGTACTGGAATCTGGCGGATTACACTTCCGTGTCAGTCCCTTACTCGTCTGTCAAGGCTTCCGACAAGCCTGTGGAGGACTTCAAGCCCCGAAACAAGCTAGATGCCGAATGGCAGGCGTTGTATTCTCCCGAGACGTATGAAGGAGCTCCTCTTTCTATCCAGTTGATTGCTCCTCGAATGCAGGATGAGGTGGTTGTTGAGGCCTTAAAGTTGTTTTCCGATATCAATTAA